AATCCATCAATGTCAAATTCCTCGCCTATTGGGACGTTTATGACCTCAAGCTCTGGATGAATGTCGATGCGAAGCTGCCTTTCGATGCCGTATTTTAGCGTGGTCGTGCTGGCTGCACATCCGTGACAATGTCCTGTGAGCCTTACGTAAATTTTGCCGTTTTTTATGCCAAGTAGCTCCATGCCGCCGCCGTCATTTTCAAGCATAGGTAGCACCTTTTGCAAACTCGCAGTCACTGGCTTTAAAAGCTCTTCATCACTAAATGGGATCATATTTTTTCCTTAAATTTTTTAGCTATTATAGCAGATAAAGTGCAAACAAACGTTTTCTAGGCTTTTGCTGGGGCGTTTTGGCTTTAAATTTTGGTGGTTTTTGTGAGAAAAAAGGGCAAATTTGCCCTTTAAATTTAGTTTAGTAGAAATGATTTTATATCGATTTTATGCTCTATCATCTTGCTTTCAAGCATAAATTCTTGCGTAGCCTCAAGCGCTTTTATATCATCAGCCGTGATCTTTGAGCTAAAGTCGTACTGAGGATACATGCTCTTTACCGCCTCTATACTAAGCCCAGTCTCTTCGGCTGTAAATTTAAGCGCTTCGTCCTCGTTTGCTTTGATGTAGGCCAAAATTTCATCCTGAGCCTTTTTAAATTTCTCAACCACATCTTTGTGCTTTTTATAAAACTCTCCGCTTGTTGCCGTGACGATGACTGGAGTGATGACGCCTTTGCCAGTTGTCACTACATTTAGGCCTGATTTTTGAGCGTTGTAGGCCGCTGGTCCTGCAAGAAGCGCTGCATCGACGCTGCCGTTTTCAAGTGCGGCTTGCGCAGCTGGGATGCCCATAGAGATAAACTCTACGTCATTTATGCCTAGACCGCCAAGCGCTAGATATCTAACCAAAAGCTCATTTAAGATAGTGCCTTTTGGGCCTGCTACTTTTTTGCCTTTTAGATCTTTTGGCGACTTGATGTTTTTATCTTTAGAAAATATCACAAAAGCCTCTGGCGCCCTTGAATAGGCGCTTATGATCTTTATATCAGCCTTATTTGCCGCTGCAAGTATGACCGAAGTGCCGCCCACGCAGTTTAAAAACTGGAGCGAATTTGAAGCGAGCGCTTGCGTTTGTTTCGCACCCGAGGTGATCTCGGAGTACTCGACTGGCACGCCAAAAGACTTTGCATAAAA
This genomic stretch from Campylobacter concisus harbors:
- a CDS encoding NifU family protein; its protein translation is MIPFSDEELLKPVTASLQKVLPMLENDGGGMELLGIKNGKIYVRLTGHCHGCAASTTTLKYGIERQLRIDIHPELEVINVPIGEEFDIDGL
- a CDS encoding ABC transporter substrate-binding protein, whose translation is MRKFFKVLCAASLLCLVANASEGLDKIGMTYVKSPLNVPSIVDKFKGFYAKSFGVPVEYSEITSGAKQTQALASNSLQFLNCVGGTSVILAAANKADIKIISAYSRAPEAFVIFSKDKNIKSPKDLKGKKVAGPKGTILNELLVRYLALGGLGINDVEFISMGIPAAQAALENGSVDAALLAGPAAYNAQKSGLNVVTTGKGVITPVIVTATSGEFYKKHKDVVEKFKKAQDEILAYIKANEDEALKFTAEETGLSIEAVKSMYPQYDFSSKITADDIKALEATQEFMLESKMIEHKIDIKSFLLN